In Streptomyces camelliae, the sequence GTTGCCGAGCTTCTGGTGGCCGGCCAGCGAGGACGCCTCGGCGGAGATGCCCTCCTGGAGGCAGCCGTCACCGGCGATGCAGTACACGAAGTGGTCGAAGGGCGACTCGCCCTGCGGGGCCTCCGGGTCGAACAGACCGCGCTCGTAGCGGGCGGCCATCGCCATGCCCACCGCGTTGGCGACACCCTGGCCCAGCGGACCGGTCGTGGTCTCCACGCCCTTGGTGTGTCCGTACTCCGGGTGGCCCGGGGTCTTCGAACCCCACGTCCGGAAGGCCTTCAGGTCGTCCAGCTCCAGGCCGAAGCCGGCCAGGTACAGCTGGGTGTAGAGGGTCAGGGACGAGTGGCCGGCGGACAGCACGAAGCGGTCGCGTCCGACCCAGTCGGGGTCGGCGGGGTCGTGCCGCATCACCTTCTGGAAGAGGGTGTAGGCGGCCGGAGCCAGGCTCATCGCCGTACCGGGATGGCCGTTGCCGACCTTCTGTACGGCGTCGGCGGCCAGGACACGGGCGGTGTCCACGGCCCGCTGGTCCAGGTCGGTCCACTCAAGGTCTGTGGTGGTCGGCTTGGTGCTCACCCTGGGTCAGGGCTCCTCTCCACATGTCGGTCGCCGGTCTTCGGGGCAGGTGCCCACCCGGCCGCCGGCGTGCTTGACGCCCGCCGGCCGCTGTCGAGCCTACCCCCGTAAGGACGTGCGTTTTTTCGAGTGTTTCCAGACTGCCGGGACTCTGTGCGATCCGCCTCCCGACTGGCCGACACGGCATTTGGCACATGAATACGGAGGCAGTCATCTGAGCGCTCAATCGAGGGGTGGGTCACCTCTTATGGGGGGCTCTCCGGTGATCCTCCGGCGGTCCTCGTTCGGGGGGCCGCCAACACGACCCCACCCCCGCGAAGGGCGGGGTATGGGCAACGTCTAAAGTGGCGTGGTACGCGCGAGCCTTTACCGGCACTTCACTCGGGAGGCTTGCTGGGATGTCTCTGTCAGGGGTGTGCGTGACGGCCGTCGAATCACGTCCAGCGGGCGTGCTGGGTGGTGCGAGCCAGGGCCCGGTTCACCGGCCGTTCGGGGCCCGTGTCAAGGCGTTCGTGGCTCTGACCAAGCCGCGGATCATCGAGCTGCTGCTCATCACCACCGTTCCGGTGATGTTCCTGGCCCAGAAGGGCGTGCCGGACCTGAAGCTGGTCCTGCTCACCTGCATCGGCGGCTACCTCTCGGCGGGCGGCGCCAACGCGCTGAACATGTACATCGACCGGGACATCGACGCGCTGATGGACCGCACCTCGCAGCGGCCGCTGGTGACCGGCATGGTCAGCCCGCCCGAGTGCCTGGCCTTCGGCATCACCCTGGCGGTCGTCTCCACGCTCCTCTTCGGATTCACCGTCAACTGGCTGAGCGCCTGGCTCTCGCTCGGAGCGCTCCTTTTCTACGTCGTCGTCTACACGATGATCCTCAAGCGCCGTACGTCGCAGAACATCGTGTGGGGCGGCATCGCCGGCTGCCTCCCGGTGCTCATCGGCTGGTCGTCGGTCACGGACTCGATGTCCTGGGCGCCGGTCATCCTCTTCCTCGTCATGTTCTTCTGGACCCCGCCGCACTACTGGCCGCTGTCCATGAAGGTCAAGGAGGACTACGCGCGCGTGGGCGTGCCGATGCTCCCGGTCATCGCCTCCAACAAGGTCGTCGCCCGGCAGATCGTCATCTACAGCTGGGTGATGGTCGCCGTCTCGCTGCTCCTCACCCCGCTCGGTTACACCGGCTGGTTCTACACGGTGGTCGCCCTCGCGGCCGGCGGCTTCTGGCTCTGGGAGGCGCACGGCCTGCAGAACCGGGCGAAGGCCGAGGTGACCGGCGCGAAGCTCAAGGAGATGCGGCTCTTCCACTGGTCGATCACCTATGTGTCGATCCTCTTCGTCGCGGTCGCGGTGGACCCGTTCCTGCGCTGACACCCGTCGGGCGTACGTCACAGCGGTCTGCTCTCGCCAGTCGATCTACTCGTGAGTAGCATCCTGGTCATGGCAGACACGCAGCAGGTTGACCCGAAGGCCGAGCGCAAGGCGGCCAAGCTGGCCCACCAGATCAGCGCCTTCGCCAAGGCGCACGGCGGCGCCGAGGGCCAGGTGGCCTACATCGGCGAACGCGGCGCCCGTATCGTCCTCGTCGGCGAGGACGGCGGCTGGGGCGATCTCGTCGCCCCGACCTACGCCATCGCCGAGCAGGCTGTGCAGAAGGCCGGCATCACCGTCCACGAGTTCTTCGACGGCGAGTTCGCGGCGAAGGTGAAGACCGGGCCGTACGAGTGGAAGCGGATGGCGGGCATTCAGATCGGCGGTTGAACGGCTCGCCCCCGAGCCGAACCGCGACCTCGAACCCCGTTCACCCGTTAGGACGTGTAAGGCAGCACACGTCCTCACGGGGAGCCCGGGATGATCGAAACGCCGTCCCTCGTGGACCAGTACTGC encodes:
- a CDS encoding heme o synthase, which encodes MSLSGVCVTAVESRPAGVLGGASQGPVHRPFGARVKAFVALTKPRIIELLLITTVPVMFLAQKGVPDLKLVLLTCIGGYLSAGGANALNMYIDRDIDALMDRTSQRPLVTGMVSPPECLAFGITLAVVSTLLFGFTVNWLSAWLSLGALLFYVVVYTMILKRRTSQNIVWGGIAGCLPVLIGWSSVTDSMSWAPVILFLVMFFWTPPHYWPLSMKVKEDYARVGVPMLPVIASNKVVARQIVIYSWVMVAVSLLLTPLGYTGWFYTVVALAAGGFWLWEAHGLQNRAKAEVTGAKLKEMRLFHWSITYVSILFVAVAVDPFLR